One part of the Salinivirga cyanobacteriivorans genome encodes these proteins:
- a CDS encoding T9SS type A sorting domain-containing protein: MKTLVLSSVLGLTIFLSTSLLAQLPSIDSLHILPNNPTAGEQTSLICYTTFPSGDCELNDHTVNILDTNIIVNLNFTVGDYTVICNSIDTLIIGNLNANNYMLIAELSQNLETTIYDIDTINFSIETVGILENKIDENPFYIYPNPFTDRISIESNSALKNVSKVELISVYGQKIYTNDNINNIKTEIDTKNLIDGIYFLIITNEEQKYGIEKIVKNTP, encoded by the coding sequence ATGAAAACTTTAGTATTAAGTTCAGTATTGGGGTTGACTATATTTCTATCAACATCACTCCTAGCGCAACTTCCTTCGATAGATAGTTTGCATATTCTACCTAATAATCCAACAGCTGGAGAACAAACTAGCTTGATTTGTTATACAACTTTTCCCTCTGGTGATTGTGAATTAAATGATCATACAGTAAATATTTTGGACACAAATATTATTGTAAATTTAAATTTTACTGTAGGAGACTATACAGTAATTTGCAATAGTATAGACACGTTGATTATTGGTAATCTAAATGCTAATAACTATATGCTAATTGCGGAATTATCTCAAAATTTAGAGACGACTATTTATGACATAGATACAATTAACTTTTCTATTGAAACAGTTGGGATTCTAGAAAATAAAATCGATGAAAACCCCTTTTATATTTATCCCAACCCTTTCACAGATAGAATTTCTATCGAGAGTAATAGCGCTTTGAAAAATGTAAGTAAAGTTGAATTGATTTCAGTATACGGGCAAAAAATATATACGAATGATAATATCAATAATATAAAAACAGAAATTGATACTAAAAACTTAATAGATGGAATATATTTTTTGATTATCACAAATGAAGAACAAAAATACGGTATAGAAAAAATAGTAAAGAACACTCCATAA